In Isosphaera pallida ATCC 43644, the sequence CAAACGGCCAATTGCCCCTTGGTGGTGGGGCGGATGAGGGCCGGGATGCGGCGGGTGAGCAGGTAATCGACAAATCGCTCGGCCTGGTGGGAATCGTCAAGCACACCGATTTCGCGCATCGGGTCACCTTACAAGGACAAACGAAACGAGCCGGGACAATCAAACCAGGGGAGAAACCGACTCGGGAGGGAAGAAGGAATAGGTTAGCGGATCGCTCGGGGATGAACCAACTCTTCTGATTGTAGCGACCCCTTCTGATTGAGCCAGCAAGGGACACGATCCCGAGAGCAAACCCGCCTGCTAATCCTTGACGCTCCGTCGCGCGAGGACTTGATGGAGCGGGAAGGGCTCGGCGACGCTCAACCCACCAGAAATGGCAACGCCGGGACGGGGTTTGGTCATTTTGGAGTTCGCGCCGGGAGAAGAACCGAGTAGGTTACCCATGCCACGGGTTGGGGTTCGCGGTCGCTCCGCGAATGGAGTCCTGCGTATTCCCCACGCGCCCGCCCGCTCTCTTCGAGGTTGGAGACTTCAGGCGATGGATCGCCACAATGGAGCCGCACCCGATTCTGAATCTTCCTTGTCTTCCCCTTCTCCCTCAAGTCTCACTCGGTTTGATCCACCTCATGGTCCTGGTCGTTTGGCAAACCCGAAGGTCTTCGAAGCCGCGTTGAAGCCCGTCGAACCCGAACTGGGATCGCCGGGGATCCACTCGGCCGCGCCCCACCCGTTTTGGAACCATCGCTACGCTCGTTGGCTCATTGTAGTCGGAACTCTGGTCAACCTGACCTTCGCCGCGTGGCCGGTGGTCAATCACATTCGGGCGCGGGTTAACGAGGCGCATGGTCGAACCGTACCGGTGGCCTGGGGCTTCCCCAAGCCGGCAATCGACCTGATCGGTCATTTCAACAAGGATTACGACCTCTGGCGATTGGTAGGGGTCAAGACGCTTCGGGGCGAGTCGGTTTACCCCGAACCTTCCACCGACGCGATCTTTCCCTTCATGTATCCTCCTTCGGCAGCGGTCTTGTTGGCGTTGTCGGCGACGTTGGGCGAGCCGTTCCAGGTGGTGCTGCTCGACGCGATCAACATGCTCTCGTGGGTGGCAGTGGTGATCGGTTCGGTACTACTGGCGACCGGACGGGCGTGGGGACGTCATCCGGTGCTGTACGTCCTCCCTTCGTTGGCGGTGCTGATCCTGATCCAGAATATTTTCATGATTGGCCAACCCAACCTGGGATTGCTGGCGTTGATGCTTGGGGCCTTCCTGGCGCTCCGCGCCAAACGCGAGGGTCTGGCCGGAGCACTAGTGGCGTTGGCGGCGGGGATCAAGGCGTTCCCGCTGCTGGCGATCGTCTATTTCCTCTGGCGGCGTCACGACCGGGCCACGGTTTCCACCATCGTCACCCTGGCCGCGTTGCTGCTCGTCGCACCGTTGCCGTTCCGGGGGCCCCAAGGAGCCTGGGAGGATCTGTCGCGCTGGACACGCGGCATGTTGTTCAAATACGACGAGACTTCGATCTCCCAGCGTCCCTACCGCAGTTTCAGCTATAAGAATCAGTCGATCATGGGATTGGCCCATCGTTTGTTCCGCGACGTGCCGGCCGATGGTGAGAAGCTGGCCGATGCCCAATTGCGCGGGACCGATCCCCGGTTGATCGGACCGGTTTGGAAGGTGACAGTGGTGGACTTGGGCTTTCGCGGGGTCTCGGGGTTAATCCTGGCCTCGGCGGCTCTTGCCGGTTTGGTCTTCGTAGCGGTTATGCCCAGTCGCAACGCCCGCACCGAGCGTTCCGACACCCTGGAATGGGCCATGCTGACCCTGTTGATCGTGATCTTCTCACCACTCTCGTTCAACTACGCTTATGTCTGGATGATTTTTCCCTTGACGGTGGCTTGGACGTTGGCGTTGGAGTCGCCCAAGGGTTCAGCGCGACGTCGCGGGTTGCTCGTCTGGGCGGGCGTGGCGAGTCTCTTGCCCGCCACCGCCGCGCTAGAGCCCCGGGTTGCCCAAGCTTATGGCAACCTGTTTTGGCCTTCGGTGGTGCTATTGGTTGGTCTGGGATGGGAGTTGCGGCGATTGGGCCGACAAGCCTCGACCCACAGCGCTCAAGCAGGTTTTCCAGCGCCTTCGACGCTAACCCATCGAACGGCTCGTTCGGCGTCTCAACCTCTGTCGGCGTCTTGAATCCGTCCGGCGGAATCGGCTCCATCCGCTTCTCCGTTCCAAAGGGATAGATTGGTCGATTGATTCCAGCCAAGTGGAATCGATCGCGTCAACCATCTGCGTCAACCGCTCCAACCTCATCGAGCCACGGATTGGGTGGAACTGCCTTAATCGATCCCAAGATCACCAAATTGGAGATACCTTTAGCCTAAGACGTTTTGACTTTTCGAGCCGGCGTCCTATCCTGTGGGTGTGGTTTCGCGCCACTCTCAGATTGAGTCGATCGCCGTCAAGGACTCTACACATGCGCAATGCGTTTGTCTCCACATTCTTGATCGCCTGGGGTAGTGTGGTTCTCGCCGACCAACCCGTTCCTCAGGCTCCCTTGAAGGGGATGCCTGTTCCTGGACCGGTGATGGCTCCACAAAAAGGACTGCCTCTGGCCCAAGGTCCGATCCCCGCTCCCGTCAAGGGTCTGCCGGTTGCTCAAGGGCCCATCGCGGCTCCGGCCAAGATGATCCCCGCTCCCGTCAAGGGTCTGCCGGTTGCTCAAGGGCCCATCGCGGCTCCGGCCAAGATGATCCCCGCTCCCGCTCCTGTGGCTCAAGGTCCGATCTCCGCTCCTGTCAAGGCTATCCCTGGTCCCGTGGGACAAGCCCCCGCTCCCGCCGTCAAGTCATTCCCAACCATCCAGCACTGATGATGGATTCGTTTCGCTGAGACGAATCTATTTTGAGACGGGATTTCCATCCACCGCGGCCGGATCAGAACTGGCTGCGGTGGATGACGTTGTTTAATTTTGCTTACACCTTCGATCGATCAATCTGCGTGGAACGGCGCTTCGAGACCTCGCAACACGCTCAGGGCGTTTTGGGCGGCGCGTTGTTCGGCGTCCTTTTTGGTTTGGCCCCAAGCGGGCGGGAATTGATGTGAGCCAATCCGAGCCAAGATTTTGAAGCATTTGCGATGGTCGGGGCCTTTTTCTTCCAGGAGGTGATAGGTCGGCGTGGTTCCATGATTCTTTTGAGCGTATTGCTGAAGCTGGCTTTTGTAGTTTCCTTGCGACTCCTCGTTTTTGGACGATTCGATTTCGGGCAACAGGTTGTTTAGCACGAAGCGCCGGGCCGCCTCGAAACCGCTATCAAGGTAAATCGCCCCGACCACGCTTTCGAACACGTTGGCCAGAGTCGAAGCGGGTGCCTGGGAACTGGGTCCCATTCCTTTGCCGAGCAACAGATAATTTTGGAGCCCGAGTTTCCGAGCAATCTTGGTGCAGGTCTGCCGCGACACCACCACCGACTTGATCCGGGTTAAGTCTCCCTCCTTGGCCTCGGGGAAAAGGTGAAAGAGGGTGTCGCAAACGATCATCCCCAAAACCGAATCGCCCAGGAATTCGAGACGCTCGTTCGAGGCCAACGGGTGAACAGCGCGCGAGGAATGGGTCAGAGCGGCTCGGAGCAGCCCTCGATCCTGAAACGAGTGACCGATCACCCGCTCGCACGAGGCCAGCAATTCCGAGTCGTCCGGCTCGCTCATCACCGTTGGACCCCGCGACCTAATTCGTCCCGCTCCGTAGGCATTCTACCCCCTGGACGATCGATCCGCACCGTTTTGATTCGGATTCGATTTTGCCCCAACGCTTGGCTGAGATCCTCCGAATCAAGTACACTTCTGATCCGGCTCTTAACTCCGCTTTGGTTTTGGTGGAGGAGTCGTTTTCACTCATCCCAACCGGGTTGTTCCGGGCTTGTTGGGTTTCGATTTCTCAACGCGGGAGCATGTCCGTGGTTCCGGCCAAGGATTTCACCAAACGGATGGTGGTGGAGATTGATGGTGCGCCGCACATGATCGAGCGGATTCAGGTTCAAACCCCCTCGGCGCGTGGAGCGGCCACGTTGTACAAGGTGCAGGCCCGCAACCTCAAAACCCGCGCCAAGCTCGAAAAAACCTTCAAGGGAACCGACTCACTCAACGAAGTGGCCTTCGAGCGTCGAGACGTGCAATATTTGTACCGCGACGGCGAGCTATTCCACTTCATGGACTCGACCGACTTCAACCAGTTCACCCTCGCCTTGGAAGATTTGGAGGACCAAGTCGGCTACCTCCAGGAAAATATGGAGGGCTTGTGCGCCTTAATGGTCAACGACGAACCCATCGCGGTGGAGTTGCCTGACACCATTGAGCTGACGATCGTGGAAACCACGCCTGGAGTGCGGGGAAACTCCGCGACCGGGCGGACCAAGCCAGCGACCCTCTCCACCGGCCTCGTCATTCAAGTACCTGAACATCTTGAAGCGAACACAAAGATCAAGGTCGATACCCGCACCGGCGAATACCTCGGCCGGGTCAACTGACCAAGCGAGGTGGGAATCGGTCCCGTCAAGCCTGGTGTGGGGAGTTTGAGATGGGTGACGAGGGAAACGCGGCGGCGTTCGTCAGTCAGTAGCCCACACCTGGGTCGCAGAGGGCGGCCAATCCTTTGAGCGGGATGCTCACCCAGTCGGGGCGGTTGTTAAGTTCGTAGTCCAACTCATAAAGCGCCTTGTCGGCCAGATGGGCGGCCAGGATGGTACGGGACGCCGCGTCAGGGTGGGCGGCCTGGTCGTTGCTGAGGGTGGCGAAGTAGCCCTCCTCGAAAGCGGCCGTCATTTGCGCGCGCCACTGGTCGGCGACTGTCTTGATCGCGACGGGGTCGTTGCCGTTCGAGGCGCTCTGCTCGCCGCGGAGATCGCGCGCGGCGTGAACCGCGAGGGTGGCGGCGTAGTCGAACGAGCGGATCATGCCGGCGACATCCTTCAATGGGGAGGTTTTGGCCTTGCGCGCCTCCAACGAGCGTGCTGGTTCCCCCTCGAAGTCGAGCAGCACCACGTCGGGCGCGTGCGGCTCGCCTACGACTAAAACCTGTCCTAGGTGATAGTCGCCATGAACGCGAATCCGCCTGGGACTGGCCTGAGCAACCAGGTCGTCGGCTTGAACCCGCAACCGATTGACCAGCGCGGGAAACCCCGCGACGACCATCTCGACCGTCGCCTGCTCGATCGGGGTGGTGTGGGAGAGGTGGTCGGTCAACAACGGTTCGAGCCGCCGCCAGCGTTCCGCCACTTCGTCGAGCAAGCGGCGATGGTCCTCGGCTCGGTACGGTTCGGGCGCGAAACCGGGATCGTCGGGGTCGCTCGCCAGAACCTGGTGCAGTTCGGCGGTGCGTTGACCCAACAGTCGCGCTAAACCGGGGGCACGGTCCTCGGTTGCCAAGGTAGCGGCCCCGAGGGTGGGGTCCGCTTCAGGCATGGCGTTCAAGCGGGAACTCAGATCGTTGAGAAACCAAGTCCAAGCCGAGCCGGAGTTGGGCACGAGGCGTTGCAACATGGCGAGGGTCACCAGCGATTGGTCGGACGCGACCCAATCCAAATGACCGAGGACTTCTGGAACCTGCGGGAACCCGTGACGGGCGAGAAAGCGTCCCATCTCGAGGTCGGGGTTCTCGCCACGCTCCAGTTTGCGGAACACCTTGAGGATGGCGGTTTGACCGAAGGTCAGGTTCGAGTTGCTCTGCTCCGCGGAGAGGGGCCGCGGAGCCGGGGCGGGTTGGTCGGCGGGCCAGGCCGCCTCAAGGCCGGGCAAAGCCACCCCGCGGATCCAACCCCGACGGGTCGGGCGGCTCCGCTGAAACCGGATGGCGTCGAACCAAGCCGCCGCCAGACGCAAATCCGTCAACCCTTCGCGGAGGTGGGCGGTTTCCCCCATCTCCGTTTCGATCCGCGCCAAAATCGCTTGGGGAGACTCTTGGTCTTCAGGCGCACCAGGACGAATGACCCAAGGAATCGCGTAGGATTCGGACCTCGCTTCGACCGGATGAACCGCCACGATCGCCAAGCCACACGGCTCGGCCTCGTTGAAGGCGGTCGCGGTGGAATCGCCGGGTTGAAGGTCGTCAATTCGCTCGATCCGGTCAATCCCCCGCGCCTTGGAGCCGAACCAGCGTTGACGGGTGAGGAATCGGGCGAACACCGCGTCGGGTAGTTCCCCTGCGTGACACACCGGCAAGTCGTCGAAGGGTTGGGTGCGATCGGTCATTTCGAATCCGAACTCCTTGGACGGAAACGGAAAAAAAACGGAGTCCCCCGCGGTGGGTTCCGCGAGGGATCTCGATGGATGCAACCTAAGTTCAAAGATGAGCTTCGGGTCGTCGTTCTTCCTTGCGTCAAGCAACCTGCCGATTCGATTTGAGTGGTTGAGTGGAGGGCGACCACCTTACACACAATGACAGCGAGGTGATGGCAGAGTGCAATCAATCGCCACGTCGATCAGGGGGACGGCGGGGATGGCACAGCGGCCCCTGAAGAGAACGAGGATGAAGAGGACTTGGCGGCACGCGGGTCGGATTCAGGTTGGACCGGGTCGGTTTGCAGAACCAGCCAAATCAGCAGGGTTTGGGGAGCTTGTTCGTCGGTCAGGTTGCGGAACCTCTCGGCCGGCGGGGGGGGGATGGAGACGGACTCGTCAATGGAGCGGTTCCCTTCGGCGTCCATGTCGCGCGGGTTGGCGGAAGAGAGCGTCATAGGATCCACCACCCGATCGGCCAGGGGATCATCGGGGAATCCGCGCGGAGGACCAGCGACCCGCTCCCGAATGACGGGGTGATGGTGGGGGTCGGACTCGGCCGCCAAGGGAGGAAGTCCCAGGTCAACGGTCGGTCGATCCCGTCTCAACCCCGCAGCGGGAATCGTCACCAGCGACTCAACCCGATCGGCCGGGGTGGTTTCGAGACGGGCCAAGGTTTCGGCGGATTCGGAAGCGAGAGTACCGACTTGTCCATCAAACCGTTGGCGCAACAAGTCCACCAGCCGATCCCGGTCATACCGATCGACCCGCACTGCGAAGACCGCAACCGCCTCACCGCCGGCGCGGTCTTCGCCCTCGACCAGACGAATCAGGCCGTGGCGTGCGAATCTGAGGGGACAGTCACGCAACACCCCTTCTACCTGATCCACCAAGGTTCTCAACGGAGGGCAGCCTACGATTTCGACCCCTTCGACTGGCCGGGCCAACAAATCGGCCAGCATCGTCGCAGCGGCGGATGTCCCGCTTGAGGTGGGAGCCGGCGGTGGAGGTTGGGGGGGATCCGCCGCGGCGGCCTCGGCCGGGTGGGACGGTTTTGCGTCGGCCGCCTGAGCGGCGACGCTGCTGCCGTTGTCGCCAAGCGTCAAGGAGGTGGAGGCAGTGGGTCGAGTGGCAGCGACGATCGGCGGGGTCGGCGTGTGGCGGGGGGACTCCCAAACCACCGGGTCATCGGAACGAAGCAGGGACGGAGGCGAGGGGGATTGCGAGTTCAAGGCGATCAACTGGATCGCCAGACCGGACGCCACCAACAAAATGGCGGCCGAGGCCCACACCACCACGCGAGGCGTGGCGCGTGGGTCGAACCAACCAACCCGCCCGGCGACCATCGGTTCCTCAGAGCAAGACGGCGACTCGGCCTGTTCTCGAAGCAAACGTTCCACCAAACCAGCGGCGAAGGCGGGATCGAGAGGCGGGGAAGGACGGGGAAGTTGAGCCAACAGATGGGTCAAGCGGCGGTAGTCGCGCAAGCGTTGGCTGGCCTCGGGATCGGTTTGCAGGCGGCCCTGAGCGCGTGCTTGGCTCTCGGGGTCGAGGCGGCCATCCAGAAGGTCATGAAGCCAAGCGTCAGGGTCGTCGGATGGGTCACCGTCGTCCGGGGGGAAGGGTGGGGGTGAACCGCGAAACTGGAAAGCGATCGGCAAAGTGGAGTGGGCTAGCGGTGAGGTCGGCGCGGCGTCAAGCCGGCGGGAGGAAGAAGAGGATGAAGATGGGGTGGAGGGATCGACGCTGCTCATGTAACGCTCCCGTTCGGGAACGATCCCGCGCGTTCGGAAGCGGGCAGGCCGCCGGGAACGAAGGGGACCGGGGAGGGACCGAGTGGGAACCTCGACGAGTCAACGCGACTCGCGGACGACCCGAGCCGCTGCCGAGCTGCCCAGCGGGGCAACCGACTCGGCATGCAGGTGCAGGTCAGGGGAACGGGTGGAGGGATCGGATGAGGTTGATTCCCCTCCCTCCAGGTTGGACGACGCCAAGGTTGTTTCGATTCGTGTCGCATCGTCGGACTTGGAGAGCCACCCCATCCGTTCCAATGGGGCTTGAAGCCGGAGGCGGAGTTCGCCCCGGGCCCGATGCAAACGGCTGCGAACCGTTCCAATCGGCACCCCCAAAATCTCGGCGATCTCCTCATAACTCAATCCCTCCAGGTCGCGGAGGATTATCACAGCCCGCGCCTCGGGTGGCAGCTGGGACAACGCACGCTGCACCAGCGCCTCCAACTCAGCCCGTTCAAGATTGGCGGTTGGGTCGGAGGTCGCACTCAGGTCGGAGGGGTCCGGCGGAGCCGACCCTTCGCGGTCCCACCAACCGAAGAGCCGCTTTCGCTTGCGGCGGCGGCTCAGCGCCAGGTTCATGGCGATTCGGTAGACCCAGGTGGAGAAAGAACTCTCCCCCTGGAACTGGTCAAGCTTCCGGTAGGCGTTGAGGAAAGCATCCTGCAACAGGTCGCGGGCCTCTTCGGTATCACCTAGAAACCGCGTGAGGGCGGCGTGAAGGCGATCCTGATGCCGTTCAACAAGTTCCCCGAAGACCTCCGGGCGACCAGTCCGACAGAGTCGAACCAGGGTTGCGTCGTCCGTCCGCTGGGTCATAGTAATGAGACGCCGCCCGACGCCCTCGAGTTCCTGGAAAATCACCACGCCGCTTGATCCCACCCCCGATGCTTCAGGATGGAGCCGCGTCCACGTTGGGTTCCCCGGTCCAGCCCACCGATTCAATCACGCCCCCCCTTCCGATACAACCCGCCCCTCTGCTCGCCTTTCCGGGTTGCTTCTCTTCTCTGTTTGGGTGGCTCTGTCTAGTCTTTGATCTAACCTTATCGTTATCTTTGGTCCAACCTTACCTTAGTTGAGGATTGTGAACCCGCTCACGCATCCCACTCCACCGGGCCGGTTTCGGGAAGCGCCTCGCGGAGGGGGCAGCGATCGCAACGCGGCGCGGTGGGTTTGCAAAACTCCCTGCCCACCCGCTCCATCCATCCACTCCAACGACCTACTGCAGCAAGTGCGGCCCGAGGGTCGCCCGCTGGGTCGTCCCACCGCCCCCCCTGAGCTAATTGAACCATCGTCGAGCGCAGTTCGTCCGTGTCAGCGGTCGGGTCGATCCAGCCATGACGCAGCAGAATCCGGTAACCCGAGCGATCCAACGGCACGCCTTCGCGTCCCAACCCCCAAAGCAGAAGACGCTCCGTCAGGGCCGGTCCCACGCCCTGAATCTGCCGCAACTCCTCGCGGAGACGGTCCACCCCCACCTCCGCCAATGCCGTGGGATCACCCCTGTGACGATCGACTAACCACATCGCAAGTTTCCGAACCACCCCCCCCATCCGCGCTGGGGGTTTTAGACCGGCTAGCTGCCAAACCGACGCCAATTCGAGCGGATCGGCCTCGGCAATTGGCCCGGCCTCGTCCAAACCCGCCTCCACCAACGCCTCCCACGCCAACGCCGCCTGTCGGGCGTCGAGAAACTCCTCCAGCACCACCCGAACCATTGCGTCAAACGTGACTTGTGACGGCAACGGGGGTGTGTCGCCCCCCCTGCCGTACCTCGCTTCTAAGGCGGCCGCTAGTCCGTCGCGGGCCTGTTCGATTCCCGGCATGTTTCGACTCCCTGGCCGTGTCCCCGGCGACGGCGACCGGCCCACGTGTTCTGCGACCAGATCCGTCCCTATCCCTGGCTTCTCAATCGAAAACGGACGCGCCAGAGCCGCCTCGGTCGCAAGGTTGCTGCCGCGTCGATGTCTCTGAGCGTGAACGTCCGATCAACCCTTGTCAACCCCCCGCCGTTTTATGGAGCCCCTCGCCTTGGAGCGAATCGGCGGGTATCATCAACAGGGTTGCCAATACGCCTCCCGCTCTCCTTCCCTCTCGACCCTCCGAACTCGCGTAGGGTTCCCGCCATGTTCGACCTCCTCCGCTGCCCCGCCTTTGGGCGATTGGGGCTCTCAAGCAACCGTGCCATGACCTCGACGTGGAAGGTTGTCTTCCCAGGCGCGTTGGCGTTGACCCTGTGGATCAGCGCTGGTGTGTCCCGGTCGTGGGCCGAGACGCCCCCAGACAATCCGGCGGAGATCCCGGTTGCTCCTCTGGAAACCTTCCGCTCCGACCAGAAAAGCCACTGGGCCTATCAGCCGGTCCAGCCAGTCGAACCCCCCGAGGTCGAAGGAATCGAGTGGGTGCGCAACCCGATCGACCGCTTCATCCTGGAGGCGCTGGAGACCGTCGAACTGCGGCCCTCGCCGCCAATTGACCGCGCCGGCTGGCTGCGGCGGGTCAGCTTTGACCTGATCGGTCTGCCGCCCACTGTGGAGGAACTCGACGCCTTCCTCAACGACCCCCGGCCCGACCACGACGCCCAGACCGCTGTGGTCGATCGGTTGCTCGCCTCGCCCCGCTACGGCGAACGCTGGGCGCAACACTGGCTTGATCTGGCCCACTACGCCGACTCCAACGGCTTTGAGCTGGACGCCGAACGGCCCGACGCCTGGCGTTACCGCGATTGGCTCATCCGGGCGCTCAACGACGATGTGCCCTACGACCGCTTCCTCATGCTCCAAATCGCCGGCGACGAACTTGCGCCTGGCGACCTTGACGCCCTCATCGCCACCGGCTTTTTGCGGTGCGGCCCCCGCGAGGTGGTCGCGGGCAACATCGACCCCGAAGAGAAACGCCAGTCGGAACTCACCGAG encodes:
- a CDS encoding DNA glycosylase, with the protein product MPGIEQARDGLAAALEARYGRGGDTPPLPSQVTFDAMVRVVLEEFLDARQAALAWEALVEAGLDEAGPIAEADPLELASVWQLAGLKPPARMGGVVRKLAMWLVDRHRGDPTALAEVGVDRLREELRQIQGVGPALTERLLLWGLGREGVPLDRSGYRILLRHGWIDPTADTDELRSTMVQLAQGGRWDDPAGDPRAALAAVGRWSGWMERVGREFCKPTAPRCDRCPLREALPETGPVEWDA
- the rnc gene encoding ribonuclease III, with product MSEPDDSELLASCERVIGHSFQDRGLLRAALTHSSRAVHPLASNERLEFLGDSVLGMIVCDTLFHLFPEAKEGDLTRIKSVVVSRQTCTKIARKLGLQNYLLLGKGMGPSSQAPASTLANVFESVVGAIYLDSGFEAARRFVLNNLLPEIESSKNEESQGNYKSQLQQYAQKNHGTTPTYHLLEEKGPDHRKCFKILARIGSHQFPPAWGQTKKDAEQRAAQNALSVLRGLEAPFHAD
- a CDS encoding glycosyltransferase family 87 protein — protein: MANPKVFEAALKPVEPELGSPGIHSAAPHPFWNHRYARWLIVVGTLVNLTFAAWPVVNHIRARVNEAHGRTVPVAWGFPKPAIDLIGHFNKDYDLWRLVGVKTLRGESVYPEPSTDAIFPFMYPPSAAVLLALSATLGEPFQVVLLDAINMLSWVAVVIGSVLLATGRAWGRHPVLYVLPSLAVLILIQNIFMIGQPNLGLLALMLGAFLALRAKREGLAGALVALAAGIKAFPLLAIVYFLWRRHDRATVSTIVTLAALLLVAPLPFRGPQGAWEDLSRWTRGMLFKYDETSISQRPYRSFSYKNQSIMGLAHRLFRDVPADGEKLADAQLRGTDPRLIGPVWKVTVVDLGFRGVSGLILASAALAGLVFVAVMPSRNARTERSDTLEWAMLTLLIVIFSPLSFNYAYVWMIFPLTVAWTLALESPKGSARRRGLLVWAGVASLLPATAALEPRVAQAYGNLFWPSVVLLVGLGWELRRLGRQASTHSAQAGFPAPSTLTHRTARSASQPLSAS
- the efp gene encoding elongation factor P — encoded protein: MSVVPAKDFTKRMVVEIDGAPHMIERIQVQTPSARGAATLYKVQARNLKTRAKLEKTFKGTDSLNEVAFERRDVQYLYRDGELFHFMDSTDFNQFTLALEDLEDQVGYLQENMEGLCALMVNDEPIAVELPDTIELTIVETTPGVRGNSATGRTKPATLSTGLVIQVPEHLEANTKIKVDTRTGEYLGRVN
- a CDS encoding maltokinase N-terminal cap-like domain-containing protein, which translates into the protein MTDRTQPFDDLPVCHAGELPDAVFARFLTRQRWFGSKARGIDRIERIDDLQPGDSTATAFNEAEPCGLAIVAVHPVEARSESYAIPWVIRPGAPEDQESPQAILARIETEMGETAHLREGLTDLRLAAAWFDAIRFQRSRPTRRGWIRGVALPGLEAAWPADQPAPAPRPLSAEQSNSNLTFGQTAILKVFRKLERGENPDLEMGRFLARHGFPQVPEVLGHLDWVASDQSLVTLAMLQRLVPNSGSAWTWFLNDLSSRLNAMPEADPTLGAATLATEDRAPGLARLLGQRTAELHQVLASDPDDPGFAPEPYRAEDHRRLLDEVAERWRRLEPLLTDHLSHTTPIEQATVEMVVAGFPALVNRLRVQADDLVAQASPRRIRVHGDYHLGQVLVVGEPHAPDVVLLDFEGEPARSLEARKAKTSPLKDVAGMIRSFDYAATLAVHAARDLRGEQSASNGNDPVAIKTVADQWRAQMTAAFEEGYFATLSNDQAAHPDAASRTILAAHLADKALYELDYELNNRPDWVSIPLKGLAALCDPGVGY
- a CDS encoding RNA polymerase sigma factor, whose product is MVIFQELEGVGRRLITMTQRTDDATLVRLCRTGRPEVFGELVERHQDRLHAALTRFLGDTEEARDLLQDAFLNAYRKLDQFQGESSFSTWVYRIAMNLALSRRRKRKRLFGWWDREGSAPPDPSDLSATSDPTANLERAELEALVQRALSQLPPEARAVIILRDLEGLSYEEIAEILGVPIGTVRSRLHRARGELRLRLQAPLERMGWLSKSDDATRIETTLASSNLEGGESTSSDPSTRSPDLHLHAESVAPLGSSAAARVVRESR